From a single Pleurodeles waltl isolate 20211129_DDA chromosome 8, aPleWal1.hap1.20221129, whole genome shotgun sequence genomic region:
- the LOC138248779 gene encoding uncharacterized protein: protein MASQRRRGASRLLTPLMSQILADAYPDLDGRVRTSQQAQGASSGGGEVALEHEGAASHMAPEGHATDSDFTSETEGEGGSTTGTRGDISNTDTSSEGGSLVVAATSVPTATTGTAATQSTSSALQAAPQRSPRARSHTKAGISFAPGTSGPAPVTPAALSEEVNDLLRTLIVGQSTLLNAIQGVDREVHRSNAYLEGIHSGQAAHQRSFNALASALTAAIVPVSSLPPPTPSTQSHSPVPLPIPDTPTDQPAHTSTPKVRSSRHKHHTSHKHSHKQHPHADMPTTTASSVSPSSSSPSSLPVTSPLTLACTTSSSTTSITSTPTRTLRTRAVTTPTAI, encoded by the exons atggcctcccaacgtaggaggggtgccagtcgtctattgacccccctgatgtcccagatcctggcagatgcctacccagatttggatgggcgcgtgaggacatcacagcaggcacaagggg catcatctggcggaggagaagtggcattggagcacgagggagctgcatctcacatggccccggagggccatgcaacggactctgatttcaccagtgagacggagggcgaggggggctccacaacggggacacgtggagacatcagcaacaccgacacgtcctcggaagggggctcccttgtggtggcggcaacatccgtgcccactgcaacaacaggtacagccgccacccagagcaccagctccgccctccaagcagcccctcagcgttcgccccgtgcccgctcgcacaccaaggcgggcatctccttcgccccaggcacctcaggccctgccccagttacccctgctgccctcagtgaggaggtcaatgacctcctccggacgctcattgttgggcagtctacccttttgaatgccatccagggggtagatagggaggtgcatcggagcaatgcatacctggagggcattcattcgggtcaggctgcccatcagcgatcgttcaacgctctggcctcagcactgacggcagccattgtccctgtctccagcctccctcctccaactccctccacccagtcccactcccctgttcctctgcctatcccagacacacctacagaccagcctgcacacacctcaacacccaaggtccgctcatccagacataagcaccacacatcccacaagcattcacacaagcaacatccacatgcagacatgccaacaaccactgcctcctctgtgtccccctcctcctcgtctccttcctccctccctgtgacgtctccactcacacttgcatgcacaacatcatcatccactacgtccatcaccagcacacccaccagaacactccgcacacgtgcagtcaccacacccactgccatttag